The DNA region CGGATTCTGGACGGGTGCCTCCTGGGGTGATTACGACCGCGACGGATTTCTCGATCTCTACGTCACCGGGTACGTGAAGTACAGCCGGCCCGAAGGCGGGAGCGCGCAGGCGCGGTACGATATCGAGAATCCCGCCAGCATCAACCCGTCGTCCTTCCCTCCCGAGCGCAATCTGCTCTTCCGGAACGATGGCAACGGAACCTTCACTGAAGTCGGAGCAGTGGCAGGCGTCGCCGACGTCAGCGGGCGTGGTCTGTCAGCCGCGTGGGCGGATTTCGACGGCGATGGCTGGCTCGATCTCTACGTGGCCAACGATCAGTCAGACAACGCGTTCTTCCGCAACCTTGGCAACGGCAAGTTCAGCGACATGAGTCACTCGGCACGCGTCTCGGACTACCGTGGTTCCATGGGGATCGCGGTCGGGGATTGGGACAATGATGGGGCGCAGGATCTCTTTCTGACCCATTGGCTCGCGCAGGAGAACGCACTGTACACGAACCAGCTCAGCGAGTCAAAGAAGCGGCTCACGGGTGGTGACGTCTCCAGGCTGACTTTCATGGACGAGGCGGACCGCGTCGGCCTCGGACAGAGCTCGCTCGACTTCGTCGGTTGGGCGACGTCGTTCATCGACTACGACAACGACGGCAAGGTAGACCTTTTCATCGCGAATGGCAGCACACTACAGGACAAGAGCGATTCCACGCGTCTGGTGCCGATGCGCAACCAGCTGTTCTGGAACCAGGGGCGCCGAGCCGGATTCTTCGATGTGTCACGCGTGGCAGGCGCGACGTTCGGAAAACAATTCGTGGGGCGCGGCGCCGCCTTTGCCGACTACGACAATGACGGCGACGAAGACGTCTTCATCGTGAACCACGGCGGACCCGGTATCCTGCTACGCAACGACGGAGGCAATCGCAACCACTGGCTCCAGGTCGAGCTGCGTGGCACGAAGTCCAACCGGCAGGGACTGGGCGCCACCGTTCGCGTGGTCGTGGGCGACACGACTCAGACCCGGCAGATCGGGGCGCAAAGCTCATATCTGTCGCAAAACAGTCTCATCGAGACGTTCGGACTCGGAGCCGCAACGCGAGCCGACACCGTCGAGGTGCTCTGGCCGGCCGGCGCGCGTGTCGTGCGCACCGGTGTGTCCCCGAACCAGCGCCTTCTCATCACCGAGAGCGAGACGGCGGGGGTCGATCGCATGCAAGTGCGGGATTTCTGGAACCATTATCGCGAGGCCACCGCGCTTCGAGTGGCGCGCATGACGCAGCGCGCATCGGAGGCGTACGCGCGGGCTCTCGAGCTCAATCCGAGCCACGAGGATGTTCTGTACTACTACGGCAGTATGCGGCTCGACCTCGGCGATTTTGCCGGAGCAGCCCGCGCCTGGAGGACGCTCGTCGCGGTCAACCCCTCGAGCGCGCGCGCACACTCGGAGCTAGGCTCGCTGTACCTCTGCCTCGAAACGGGGGCGCCCTTCCAGCTTGACTCCGCCGAGCAGCACTTCGCGCGTGCCCACGAGATCAACAAGGAGGAAACCGGGCCGCTCGTCCGGCTCGGCGAAGTCGCGCTGTTGCGCGGTGATCTCGCTGCCGCCAAACGCCATTTCGAGGCGGTGCTCGTTACACACGCCGGCAACGACCTCGCGCGGTTCTATGCCGGATACGTGGAGTGGAAGAACGGCAACACCGCACTCGCGGAACAGCAATTCGCGCGCGCCGTCGCGCCCGCCGAGAGCGTTACTCCATCCGTGCAGCCGCCCGGTGAAGGCGATACCAGGCGGGGTACAGCGGCACTCGTTGCCGAGAACCAACGTTGCGGAGAGCTACGCACGCTCGTGCAGCGGCTGCGAACAGCCGACGCGAAGCGCGACATGGCGACGCGCTACCGCGAGCTGAACAGCCTGCTCTCCGCTCGCCGAGCGAGAGCACGCTGAGCCGGCCCTCAGCGGCGGCAGGTGAGCCGGTCATCAACGCCGGCCCACGTGGCGGGTGTTGTACTGGCGCAGATAGTTCTGGTGCGCCGCGTCCGTCGGATACTTTTCCGCCGCCGCGTACGGATACGACTCGATCTGATGGAAGGGTAGCGGAGCGACCGTCGTGCCGAACGCCGTGTTCAGATCGGAGTCCTTGAGCCAGCCGTCGGTGTAGAGCAGGAAGTCGCGCTTCCACCCCGGCGGGAGCGAGCTCCCCGAGCTGGCGTCGAACTGAATGGTCGCCTCATCCCCGGGGGCCATGATCACGTACATGTCGTCAGGATTCCGCAGCAGCGGCAGCACGTCGCCGAAACGCGTGAAGGCGCCCTCGATTGGTCGCCAGGGTGACTCCGTCGTCACTTCGTCGTAGGCGAGCCAATACGGCCCATACCGACCGCCCTTGCGGTACATGCGCGAGAAGCCGCGGAAATGGAGATCGGCCGCTACGGGCGCCAGCGTCGTGATCCTGACGGAGCTGTTTGCGAGATTACGAGCGACGAACGCCTCATCCCAGTAGATCTGCATGGTCGTGCGAATCCGCACGTGATGATCCGCCGTCGGAAACTTCCCGGCCAGATCCACCACGATCGTCTTGTCCTTGCCGGAGGGGAAGCTGATGTTCGCGATCGCGGTGCGCCATCGGCCCTTCGCGTCGCGCACCTCGATTGAAGGAGCGACGACCTTGATCGAAGATTGCTGCGAAAGTGCGACGTTGATGCTGGCGTCGGTGGGATAGATCCAGCCCCGGAGGAACAGGAACGTACCAGCGTCGCCCGCAGCGTGGCCAAGATCGAGGATGAGATCGTGCGACTCGACCACTCCCTGATACCGCGTGGGCGTGAGGTTCGAGACGTACACGTCGTCGCGCTCGCGCAACGCCGGGAGAACGTCGTGGCCACGTTCATCAGTCGCGGACAGTGGCAAGTAGCGCCGCCCGATCTGGAAGAGCCGGAGGCTCACCGGTCCAGGCGGGACGAAACGCTCGTCCACGAACACGTCGACCGAATCCGGGTGGTCGACGGCGAGCAGCTTGATTTCGTCGGCGTACGCTGTCTCCCAGAGCTCATCCGTGAGCTGAAGGATGTAGCGCCCGTCGCGCGGCGCGAGCGCATCACCCGGAATGCGGAAGTATTCCTGCGACGCGCCCGCGGGAGCGAGAGCGTTCGTCATGCCGCTCATGATGCCGAGCGGCATTCCCAGGGCGCTGCGCCACATCGCATCGGTCACGAACCGGAATCGCTTCCCGTCCCACGCATACACAGAGGGACACGACCCCTTGAGCATTTCGCTCTCGACGACG from Gemmatimonadaceae bacterium includes:
- a CDS encoding FG-GAP-like repeat-containing protein, with translation MFLAAASTAALRWRGQERKYQPGEDREGITSELARDLPENYPRVTFTDVTRSAGIEFVHFSGKRSSQLPEDMGSGAAWGDYDNDGWMDLMVANEVGPLTMAEDERRRSPARARLYHNDHGTFSDATEKAGIDFRGWGMGVAWGDYDNDGHADLVLTAYGRNVLYHNNGNGTFTDRSLVSRIGAPVGFWTGASWGDYDRDGFLDLYVTGYVKYSRPEGGSAQARYDIENPASINPSSFPPERNLLFRNDGNGTFTEVGAVAGVADVSGRGLSAAWADFDGDGWLDLYVANDQSDNAFFRNLGNGKFSDMSHSARVSDYRGSMGIAVGDWDNDGAQDLFLTHWLAQENALYTNQLSESKKRLTGGDVSRLTFMDEADRVGLGQSSLDFVGWATSFIDYDNDGKVDLFIANGSTLQDKSDSTRLVPMRNQLFWNQGRRAGFFDVSRVAGATFGKQFVGRGAAFADYDNDGDEDVFIVNHGGPGILLRNDGGNRNHWLQVELRGTKSNRQGLGATVRVVVGDTTQTRQIGAQSSYLSQNSLIETFGLGAATRADTVEVLWPAGARVVRTGVSPNQRLLITESETAGVDRMQVRDFWNHYREATALRVARMTQRASEAYARALELNPSHEDVLYYYGSMRLDLGDFAGAARAWRTLVAVNPSSARAHSELGSLYLCLETGAPFQLDSAEQHFARAHEINKEETGPLVRLGEVALLRGDLAAAKRHFEAVLVTHAGNDLARFYAGYVEWKNGNTALAEQQFARAVAPAESVTPSVQPPGEGDTRRGTAALVAENQRCGELRTLVQRLRTADAKRDMATRYRELNSLLSARRARAR